From Micrococcus porci, one genomic window encodes:
- a CDS encoding LLM class flavin-dependent oxidoreductase: MDVKFHIDTFGDRTSTLDGELESHAQGVRHVVELAETAEQAGVDGITIGEHHRDDYTVSAPDMVLATIAGRTERLTLGTGVTVLSSDDPVRVYERFATLDALSSGRAEAIVGRGSFTESFPLFGYELSDYEELFEEKLALFAELRAEQPNPVSWTGKLTQNLEDVVLYPPLEGAEPLKAWVAVGGSPQSVIRAAGHDLPLMLAIIGGPSARFAPFAKLYRDAREKFGHAGETQVGFHMIGHIAETDEAALEQFAPHYLEHHKRLGAERGWGSMGMEGLMHEVRHSLMGVGSPETVAKKIARGIADLDATRVNFKVQHGPIPHEYNRRSVELFGEKVIPLVKDMLAAS, encoded by the coding sequence ATGGACGTGAAGTTCCACATCGACACCTTCGGCGACCGCACCAGCACCCTGGACGGCGAGCTGGAGTCGCACGCGCAGGGCGTGCGCCACGTCGTCGAGCTGGCGGAGACCGCCGAGCAGGCGGGCGTCGACGGCATCACCATCGGCGAGCACCACCGCGACGACTACACCGTCTCCGCCCCGGACATGGTGCTGGCCACCATCGCCGGCCGCACCGAGAGGCTGACCCTGGGCACGGGCGTCACCGTGCTCTCCTCCGACGACCCCGTGCGCGTCTACGAGCGCTTCGCCACCCTCGACGCGCTCTCCTCCGGCCGCGCCGAGGCGATCGTGGGCCGCGGCTCCTTCACCGAGTCCTTCCCGCTGTTCGGCTACGAGCTCTCCGACTACGAGGAGCTGTTCGAGGAGAAGCTGGCCCTGTTCGCCGAGCTGCGCGCCGAGCAGCCGAACCCCGTGTCCTGGACCGGCAAGCTCACCCAGAACCTGGAGGACGTGGTCCTCTATCCGCCGCTGGAGGGTGCCGAGCCGCTGAAGGCGTGGGTCGCCGTCGGCGGCTCCCCGCAGTCCGTGATCCGCGCCGCCGGCCACGACCTGCCCCTGATGCTCGCGATCATCGGCGGCCCGTCCGCGCGGTTCGCCCCGTTCGCCAAGCTCTACCGCGACGCGCGCGAGAAGTTCGGCCACGCGGGCGAGACGCAGGTGGGCTTCCACATGATCGGCCACATCGCGGAGACCGACGAGGCCGCCCTCGAGCAGTTCGCCCCGCACTACCTGGAGCACCACAAGCGCCTCGGCGCGGAGCGCGGCTGGGGCTCCATGGGCATGGAGGGGCTGATGCACGAGGTGCGCCACTCCCTCATGGGCGTGGGATCCCCCGAGACCGTGGCCAAGAAGATCGCCCGCGGGATCGCCGACCTCGACGCGACCCGGGTGAACTTCAAGGTCCAGCACGGGCCCATCCCCCACGAGTACAACCGCCGCTCCGTGGAGCTGTTCGGCGAGAAGGTCATCCCGCTCGTGAAGGACATGCTGGCCGCGTCCTGA
- a CDS encoding HpcH/HpaI aldolase family protein: MPVRLNAQPLVRDLFTPEARAARGGRPAAGMFLSSGDVTAAEICAGAGMDYLLIDGEHAPLSLESVLAQLRAVAGYGVPVMTRVPSLDAVLVKQFLDLGAQTLLVPMVDTAEQAAEAVRAVRYPPHGVRGVGSALARSGRWNRIDGYLTHDADHVGLFVQIETAAGVENARSIAETSGVDGIFVGPSDLSASMGLIGQQTHPDVVAAVQSVIAAANAAGTVVGVNAFAEPQARAYAEAGADFVNVGADVALLARAAEALADTWCPTPEAAADDDAGSRASY; this comes from the coding sequence ATGCCCGTCCGTCTGAACGCCCAGCCCCTGGTCCGCGACCTCTTCACCCCCGAGGCGCGCGCGGCCCGGGGCGGCCGGCCCGCGGCGGGCATGTTCCTCAGCTCCGGCGACGTCACGGCCGCGGAGATCTGCGCCGGCGCCGGCATGGACTACCTCCTGATCGACGGCGAGCACGCCCCCCTCTCCCTGGAGAGCGTGCTCGCGCAGCTGCGCGCGGTCGCCGGCTACGGGGTGCCCGTGATGACGCGGGTGCCGTCCCTGGACGCGGTCCTCGTCAAGCAGTTCCTGGACCTGGGCGCCCAGACCCTGCTGGTGCCGATGGTCGACACCGCCGAGCAGGCCGCGGAGGCCGTGCGCGCAGTGCGCTACCCCCCGCACGGGGTCCGCGGCGTCGGCTCCGCCCTGGCCCGCTCGGGCCGCTGGAACCGGATCGACGGCTACCTGACGCACGACGCCGACCACGTGGGCCTGTTCGTGCAGATCGAGACCGCCGCCGGAGTGGAGAACGCCCGCTCCATCGCGGAGACGTCCGGCGTGGACGGCATCTTCGTGGGGCCCTCGGACCTCTCCGCGTCCATGGGGCTGATCGGGCAGCAGACCCACCCGGACGTGGTGGCGGCCGTGCAGTCCGTGATCGCCGCCGCCAACGCGGCCGGCACCGTGGTGGGCGTCAACGCGTTCGCCGAGCCGCAGGCCCGCGCCTACGCCGAGGCCGGCGCGGACTTCGTGAACGTGGGCGCCGACGTCGCCCTCCTGGCCCGCGCCGCCGAGGCCCTCGCGGACACCTGGTGCCCGACCCCCGAGGCCGCGGCCGACGACGACGCCGGGTCCCGCGCGTCGTACTGA
- a CDS encoding bifunctional 3-phenylpropionate/cinnamic acid dioxygenase ferredoxin subunit: MSREINVGPASAVPEGESLLVPNDTTGTKDHIGVFHAEDGAFYAIDNTCTHQDYALSEGFVEDCRVECPLHGASFDLRTGEALSLPATKPVGTHRVEERDGDLWLTVEDGE; encoded by the coding sequence ATGTCACGCGAGATCAACGTCGGCCCGGCGTCGGCCGTCCCGGAGGGCGAGTCCCTCTTGGTCCCCAACGACACCACGGGCACCAAGGACCACATCGGCGTCTTCCACGCGGAGGACGGCGCGTTCTACGCGATCGACAACACCTGCACCCACCAGGACTACGCGCTCTCCGAGGGGTTCGTGGAGGATTGCCGCGTCGAGTGCCCGCTGCACGGCGCTTCGTTCGACCTGCGCACCGGCGAGGCGCTCTCCCTGCCCGCCACGAAGCCCGTGGGCACCCACCGCGTGGAGGAGCGCGACGGCGACCTGTGGCTCACCGTCGAGGACGGCGAGTGA
- the hpaE gene encoding 5-carboxymethyl-2-hydroxymuconate semialdehyde dehydrogenase, whose product MTEKTSIAARTPEGMPDVIRHYIDGEFVDSIDGDTFDVLDPVTNEPYIKAASGKSADVDAAVAAAKRAFESGEWSQALPRQRSRVLHRIADIMETRGDQLAEMECFDTGLPIKQAKGQAARAAENFRFFADLIVAQHDDTFKVPGRQINYVNRKPIGVAGLITPWNTPFMLESWKLAPAIATGNSVVLKPAEFTPLSASLWGGIFEEAGLPTGVFNMVHGFGEEGYAGDPLVKHPDVPLISFTGESRTGQIIFANAAPHLKGLSMELGGKSPAVVFEDADLDAAIDATIFGVFSLNGERCTAGSRILVQRSVYDEFVERYAAQASRVKVGLPDDETTEVGAIVHPEHFEKVMSYVEIGKAEARLVAGGGRPEGFPEGNFVQPTVFADVAPDARIFQEEIFGPVVAITPFDTEEEALQLANNTKYGLAAYIWTNDLKRAHNFAQDVEAGMVWLNSNNVRDLRTPFGGVKASGLGHEGGYRSIDFYTDQQAVHINLGEVHNPVFGKQESKETGDA is encoded by the coding sequence ATGACGGAGAAGACCAGCATCGCCGCCCGCACGCCCGAGGGCATGCCCGACGTCATCCGCCACTACATCGACGGCGAGTTCGTCGACTCGATCGACGGCGACACCTTCGACGTCCTCGACCCGGTGACCAACGAGCCGTACATCAAGGCCGCCTCCGGCAAGTCCGCGGACGTGGACGCCGCCGTCGCCGCCGCGAAGCGGGCCTTCGAGTCCGGCGAGTGGTCCCAGGCCCTGCCGCGCCAGCGCTCCCGCGTGCTACACCGGATCGCCGACATCATGGAGACCCGCGGCGACCAGCTGGCCGAGATGGAGTGCTTCGACACCGGTCTGCCGATCAAGCAGGCGAAGGGCCAGGCCGCCCGCGCCGCCGAGAACTTCCGCTTCTTCGCGGACCTGATCGTGGCCCAGCACGACGACACCTTCAAGGTGCCGGGCCGCCAGATCAACTACGTGAACCGCAAGCCGATCGGCGTCGCCGGCCTGATCACCCCGTGGAACACCCCGTTCATGCTGGAGTCCTGGAAGCTGGCCCCGGCCATCGCCACCGGCAACTCCGTGGTCCTGAAGCCGGCGGAGTTCACCCCGCTCTCGGCCTCCCTGTGGGGCGGGATCTTCGAGGAGGCCGGCCTGCCGACGGGCGTGTTCAACATGGTGCATGGCTTCGGCGAGGAGGGCTACGCCGGCGACCCGCTCGTCAAGCACCCGGACGTGCCGCTGATCTCCTTCACCGGCGAGTCCCGCACCGGCCAGATCATCTTCGCCAACGCCGCCCCGCACCTGAAGGGCCTGTCCATGGAGCTCGGCGGCAAGTCCCCGGCCGTGGTGTTCGAGGACGCGGACCTGGACGCGGCGATCGACGCGACCATCTTCGGCGTGTTCTCCCTGAACGGCGAACGCTGCACCGCCGGCTCCCGCATCCTGGTCCAGCGCTCCGTCTACGACGAGTTCGTGGAGCGCTACGCCGCCCAGGCCTCCCGTGTGAAGGTCGGCCTGCCGGACGACGAGACCACCGAGGTCGGCGCCATCGTGCACCCGGAGCACTTCGAGAAGGTCATGTCCTACGTGGAGATCGGCAAGGCCGAGGCCCGCCTGGTGGCCGGCGGCGGTCGCCCGGAGGGCTTCCCCGAGGGCAACTTCGTGCAGCCCACCGTGTTCGCGGACGTGGCCCCGGACGCCCGGATCTTCCAGGAGGAGATCTTCGGCCCGGTCGTGGCGATCACCCCCTTCGACACGGAGGAGGAGGCCCTGCAGCTGGCCAACAACACCAAGTACGGCCTGGCCGCCTACATCTGGACCAATGACCTCAAGCGCGCCCACAACTTCGCGCAGGACGTGGAGGCCGGCATGGTGTGGCTGAACTCCAACAACGTGCGCGACCTGCGCACCCCGTTCGGCGGCGTGAAGGCCTCCGGCCTGGGCCACGAGGGCGGCTACCGCTCGATCGACTTCTACACCGACCAGCAGGCCGTGCACATCAACCTCGGCGAGGTCCACAACCCGGTGTTCGGCAAGCAGGAGTCCAAGGAGACCGGCGACGCCTGA
- a CDS encoding NADPH-dependent F420 reductase: MTVGLIGLGKLGSAIGRLTAEAGHRILVADRPDDPVFGLVLESVLPEARAVPLAELLQEADVVVLAVPQPALAGLDLTAARGIVVDATNAWEYTDGPDSEHRMDADVWAARAPGVRVVKSLNHAAYAELLADAREHGAAGRRALAVVGSDDDAVARASAYVDSLGFDPVPGPSAAAPLLEPDGPDSEHRMDADVWAARAPGVRVVKSLNHAAYAELLADAREHGAAGRRALAVVGSDDDAVARASAYVDSLGFDPVPGPSAAAPLLEPDGPVFGVRLDADGMRAALAEGLEADSAR; the protein is encoded by the coding sequence ATGACCGTCGGCCTGATCGGCCTGGGCAAGCTCGGCTCGGCCATCGGACGCCTCACCGCCGAGGCCGGGCACCGGATCCTCGTCGCCGACCGCCCCGATGACCCCGTGTTCGGCCTCGTCCTGGAGAGCGTCCTCCCGGAGGCCCGCGCCGTGCCCCTGGCAGAGCTGCTCCAGGAGGCGGACGTCGTCGTCCTCGCCGTGCCCCAGCCTGCCCTGGCGGGCTTGGACCTGACGGCCGCGCGCGGCATCGTCGTGGACGCCACCAACGCGTGGGAGTACACGGACGGGCCGGACTCCGAGCACCGCATGGACGCGGACGTGTGGGCCGCGCGCGCCCCGGGGGTGCGCGTGGTCAAGTCCCTCAACCACGCCGCCTACGCGGAGCTGCTCGCCGACGCGCGGGAGCACGGCGCCGCCGGCCGGCGCGCCCTGGCCGTGGTCGGCTCCGACGACGACGCCGTGGCCCGCGCCTCCGCCTACGTGGACTCGCTCGGCTTCGACCCGGTCCCGGGCCCCTCCGCCGCGGCCCCGCTGCTCGAGCCGGACGGGCCGGACTCCGAGCACCGCATGGACGCGGACGTGTGGGCCGCGCGCGCCCCGGGGGTGCGCGTGGTCAAGTCCCTCAACCACGCCGCCTACGCGGAGCTGCTCGCCGACGCGCGGGAGCACGGCGCCGCCGGCCGGCGCGCCCTGGCCGTGGTCGGCTCCGACGACGACGCCGTGGCCCGCGCCTCCGCCTACGTGGACTCGCTCGGCTTCGACCCGGTCCCGGGCCCCTCCGCCGCGGCCCCGCTGCTCGAGCCGGACGGGCCGGTCTTCGGCGTGCGGCTGGACGCCGACGGCATGCGGGCCGCGCTCGCCGAGGGCCTCGAGGCGGACTCCGCCCGCTGA
- a CDS encoding protein adenylyltransferase SelO codes for MPVPALQHRFADRLPELAVPWQARPAPAPTLAALNAPLAAELGLDPAWLATDAGLAFLTGTEPGPGARPVAQAYAGHQFGSYSPLLGDGRALLLGELTAPDGTLHDVHLKGSGLTPFSREGSDGLAALGPMLRELVVSEALHALGIPTTRALAVVATGGPVRRQRVLPGAVLVRVADSHLRVGTFQHAAALVHAGRAPEDLLTRLVAESLERHHPGHADDAAPALALLRAVVAAQAELVARWMLMGFVHGVMNTDNMTVSGQSIDFGPCAFLDGFDPDAVFSSIDRGGRYAYGAQPRIALWNLNRFAETLLPLLAPDPEAAVAAAEEALGGFAPAFDAAWQGGLAAKLGLARSADSDALAAELLRLLAQDRADWTASWANLSDLPLPADWLARWRALDPDPELARAANPLRVPRNRPLQAALDAAEDGDLADVERILAAVREPFTPRADASDLDVPPAPGAGGEAPFVTFCGT; via the coding sequence ATGCCCGTTCCCGCGCTGCAGCACCGCTTCGCGGACCGCCTGCCCGAGCTCGCCGTCCCATGGCAGGCCCGGCCCGCCCCGGCCCCGACGCTCGCCGCGCTGAACGCGCCGCTGGCCGCCGAGCTCGGCCTGGACCCCGCATGGCTGGCGACCGACGCCGGACTGGCGTTCCTCACGGGCACGGAGCCGGGACCCGGCGCGCGGCCCGTGGCGCAGGCCTATGCCGGCCACCAGTTCGGCTCCTACTCCCCCCTGCTCGGCGACGGCCGCGCCCTGCTGCTCGGCGAGCTCACCGCCCCGGACGGCACCCTCCACGACGTCCACCTCAAAGGGTCCGGCCTCACCCCGTTCTCCCGGGAGGGCTCCGACGGGCTCGCCGCGCTCGGCCCGATGCTCCGCGAGCTGGTGGTCTCCGAGGCCCTCCACGCGCTCGGCATCCCGACCACGCGGGCGCTCGCCGTCGTCGCCACGGGCGGCCCGGTGCGCCGGCAGCGCGTCCTGCCGGGCGCGGTGCTGGTGCGGGTGGCGGACTCGCACCTGCGCGTGGGCACGTTCCAGCACGCCGCGGCCCTGGTGCACGCCGGCCGCGCACCCGAGGACCTGCTCACCCGACTGGTCGCCGAGTCCCTGGAGCGGCACCATCCGGGCCACGCCGACGACGCCGCCCCCGCCCTGGCGCTGCTGCGGGCGGTGGTGGCGGCACAGGCGGAGCTCGTGGCGCGGTGGATGCTCATGGGGTTCGTGCACGGGGTGATGAACACAGACAACATGACGGTCTCCGGGCAGTCCATCGACTTCGGTCCGTGCGCGTTCCTCGACGGGTTCGACCCGGACGCGGTGTTCTCCTCGATCGACCGCGGCGGCCGGTACGCCTACGGGGCGCAGCCGCGGATCGCCCTGTGGAACCTCAACCGGTTCGCGGAGACCCTGCTGCCGCTGCTCGCCCCGGACCCCGAGGCCGCCGTCGCGGCGGCGGAGGAGGCCCTGGGCGGTTTCGCCCCCGCGTTCGACGCCGCCTGGCAGGGCGGCCTGGCCGCCAAGCTGGGGCTGGCCCGCTCGGCGGACTCAGACGCCCTCGCCGCGGAGCTGCTGCGGCTCCTCGCGCAGGACCGCGCGGACTGGACGGCCTCGTGGGCGAACCTCTCCGACCTCCCCCTCCCCGCGGACTGGCTCGCCCGGTGGCGGGCCCTGGACCCCGACCCGGAGCTCGCCCGCGCCGCGAACCCGCTGCGGGTGCCGCGCAACCGGCCCCTGCAGGCCGCCCTGGACGCGGCCGAGGACGGCGACCTGGCCGACGTCGAACGGATCCTGGCGGCGGTGCGGGAGCCGTTCACCCCGCGGGCGGACGCGTCGGACCTCGACGTCCCCCCGGCTCCCGGCGCCGGCGGGGAGGCCCCGTTCGTCACCTTCTGCGGGACGTGA
- the hpaD gene encoding 3,4-dihydroxyphenylacetate 2,3-dioxygenase has protein sequence MSNLESRKKTSSGFFVTEEAPITPANPLPTPKAEAPDILRCASMELVVTDLAASRHFYVDVLGLVVTEEDEETVYLRSMEEFIHHNLILRKGETAAVAAFSYRVRTPEDLDKAVAFYTELGCRVERNKDGFVKGVGDSVRVEDPLGFPYEFFFETEHVERLAWRYDLYTPGALVRLDHFNQVTPDVPRAAKFMQDLGFRVTEDIQDEQGTVYAAWMRRKPTVHDTAMTGGDGPRMHHVCFATHEKHNILAICDKLGALRMSDHIERGPGRHGVSNAFYLYLRDPDGHRVEVYTQDYYTGDPDNPVVTWDVHDNQRRDWWGTPVVPSWYTDASRVLDLDGNLQPLVARTDDSEMAVTIGADGFSYTREDEGEESMPEYKQGEYKLGNQL, from the coding sequence ATGAGCAACCTCGAGTCCCGCAAGAAGACCTCCTCCGGCTTCTTCGTCACCGAAGAGGCCCCCATCACCCCCGCGAACCCGCTGCCGACGCCGAAGGCCGAGGCCCCGGACATCCTGCGCTGCGCGTCCATGGAGCTCGTGGTCACCGACCTCGCCGCGTCCCGCCACTTCTACGTGGACGTGCTCGGCCTCGTGGTCACCGAGGAGGACGAGGAGACCGTCTACCTCCGCTCCATGGAGGAGTTCATCCACCACAACCTGATCCTCCGCAAGGGCGAGACCGCCGCCGTCGCCGCATTCTCCTACCGCGTGCGCACCCCCGAGGACCTGGACAAGGCCGTGGCCTTCTACACCGAGCTCGGCTGCCGCGTGGAGCGGAACAAGGACGGCTTCGTGAAGGGCGTCGGCGACTCCGTGCGCGTCGAGGACCCGCTGGGATTCCCCTACGAGTTCTTCTTCGAGACCGAGCACGTGGAGCGCCTCGCCTGGCGCTACGACCTCTACACCCCGGGCGCCCTGGTCCGCCTGGACCACTTCAACCAGGTCACCCCGGACGTGCCCCGCGCCGCCAAGTTCATGCAGGACCTGGGCTTCCGCGTCACCGAGGACATCCAGGACGAGCAGGGCACCGTGTACGCCGCGTGGATGCGCCGCAAGCCCACCGTGCACGACACCGCCATGACCGGCGGCGACGGCCCCCGCATGCACCACGTCTGCTTCGCCACCCACGAGAAGCACAACATCCTGGCGATCTGCGACAAGCTCGGCGCCCTGCGCATGTCCGACCACATCGAGCGCGGCCCGGGCCGCCACGGCGTCTCCAACGCCTTCTACCTGTACCTGCGCGACCCGGACGGCCACCGCGTCGAGGTCTACACCCAGGACTACTACACGGGCGACCCGGACAACCCCGTGGTCACCTGGGACGTGCACGACAACCAGCGCCGCGACTGGTGGGGCACCCCGGTCGTGCCGTCCTGGTACACCGACGCCTCCCGCGTCCTCGACCTGGACGGCAACCTGCAGCCGCTGGTCGCCCGCACCGACGACTCCGAGATGGCCGTGACCATCGGCGCCGACGGCTTCTCCTACACCCGCGAGGACGAGGGCGAGGAGTCCATGCCCGAGTACAAGCAGGGCGAGTACAAGCTGGGGAACCAGCTCTGA
- a CDS encoding NAD(P)/FAD-dependent oxidoreductase, which yields MTVPASVLVVGGGVAGFGTVRELRRRGFEGKLTLVDPQGLPYDRPPLSKDFLTGETDAHRLLFAPPAWFAEHAVELVTARVDRMDLTGEHPAAVLDDGTVRAADAVVLAPGGRPRPLDVPGGDRPGVLVLRTRADAEAIAARLHFGARVVVVGAGLTGSEVASAAREAMAEVTLVSASPAPAAAAVGPALAARLHALHAARGVDVVQGRVLRIEHADDAPGLDAPHRVHVALADGGEAALDADLVVAAVGILPDAALAAEAGLELAVDGGILVDAAQRTSDPRVLAVGDAARRRDAAYAAPAMHWEPALQDAADAAAALLGEDLPERGAPWFWSDRHGVHVEGVGAMRPPEGGRIVDREVRGTVVASFALAADGAMVGAASVDDPMAVKAARRIVDRGIVVDPERLADPSVPVKALLRG from the coding sequence GTGACCGTGCCCGCCTCCGTGCTGGTGGTGGGCGGCGGCGTCGCCGGCTTCGGCACGGTGCGGGAGCTGCGCCGCCGCGGGTTCGAGGGGAAGCTGACCCTGGTGGATCCGCAGGGCCTGCCCTACGACCGGCCGCCGCTGTCCAAGGACTTCCTCACGGGGGAGACGGACGCGCACCGGCTGCTGTTCGCCCCTCCGGCGTGGTTCGCCGAGCACGCCGTGGAGCTGGTGACCGCCCGGGTGGACCGTATGGACCTGACCGGGGAGCACCCCGCGGCGGTGCTCGATGACGGCACCGTCCGTGCCGCCGACGCCGTCGTGCTGGCCCCCGGCGGGCGTCCCCGCCCGCTGGACGTGCCCGGCGGGGACCGCCCCGGCGTGCTGGTCCTGCGCACCCGCGCCGACGCCGAGGCGATCGCCGCGCGCCTGCACTTCGGGGCGCGCGTCGTGGTGGTCGGCGCGGGGCTCACCGGCTCCGAGGTGGCCTCCGCCGCCCGGGAGGCGATGGCCGAGGTGACCCTGGTGTCCGCGAGCCCGGCCCCGGCCGCCGCGGCGGTGGGTCCGGCCCTCGCCGCCCGCCTCCACGCCCTGCACGCCGCACGCGGAGTGGACGTCGTGCAGGGCCGGGTCCTGCGCATCGAGCATGCCGACGACGCCCCGGGTCTCGACGCGCCCCACCGCGTCCACGTGGCCCTCGCCGACGGCGGGGAGGCCGCCCTGGACGCGGACCTCGTGGTGGCGGCCGTGGGCATCCTCCCCGACGCCGCCCTGGCCGCCGAGGCGGGCCTCGAACTCGCCGTGGACGGCGGCATCCTCGTCGACGCCGCCCAGCGCACCTCCGATCCCCGCGTGCTCGCGGTGGGCGACGCGGCTCGGCGTCGGGACGCGGCGTACGCCGCCCCGGCCATGCACTGGGAGCCCGCCCTGCAGGACGCCGCCGATGCCGCCGCCGCGCTCCTGGGCGAGGACCTCCCCGAGCGGGGCGCCCCGTGGTTCTGGTCGGACCGGCACGGGGTGCACGTCGAGGGCGTGGGCGCCATGCGCCCGCCGGAGGGCGGGCGGATCGTGGACCGCGAGGTGCGCGGCACGGTGGTCGCGTCCTTCGCGCTCGCGGCCGACGGCGCGATGGTCGGTGCCGCCTCCGTCGACGACCCGATGGCCGTCAAGGCGGCGCGGCGGATCGTGGACCGCGGGATCGTCGTGGACCCCGAGCGGCTCGCCGACCCCAGCGTGCCGGTCAAGGCGCTGCTGCGCGGCTGA
- a CDS encoding fumarylacetoacetate hydrolase family protein, with product MLDHATHVKIADELFEAGRAGTPVPLLTARYADMEVEDSYAVQRIWAERRVEAGRRVVGHKIGLTSKAMQAATGITEPDYGVIFDDQVFESGHVYETARITNPRIEMELAFVLKAELRGPHVNLFDVLRATEYVVPALEILDAHIELAGRTIVDTIADNAALGSMVLGGRPVAPDAVDLRWVAGTLSRNQTIEETGVAAGVLNHPGNGVHWLANRLGEHGDALAAGEIVLAGSFTRPMHVSAGDTVTADYGPLGTVTCFFA from the coding sequence GTGCTGGACCATGCCACCCATGTGAAGATCGCCGACGAGCTGTTCGAGGCCGGCCGGGCCGGCACGCCGGTCCCGCTGCTCACCGCACGGTACGCGGACATGGAGGTCGAGGACTCCTACGCGGTCCAGCGCATCTGGGCGGAGCGCCGCGTCGAGGCGGGCCGCCGCGTCGTCGGCCACAAGATCGGCCTGACGTCCAAGGCCATGCAGGCCGCCACCGGCATCACCGAGCCCGACTACGGCGTGATCTTCGACGACCAGGTCTTCGAGTCCGGCCACGTCTACGAGACGGCGCGCATCACCAACCCGCGCATCGAGATGGAGCTGGCCTTCGTGCTCAAGGCGGAGCTGCGCGGCCCGCACGTGAACCTCTTCGACGTCCTGCGCGCCACCGAGTACGTGGTCCCCGCGCTGGAGATCCTCGACGCGCACATCGAGCTGGCCGGCCGCACCATCGTCGACACCATCGCGGACAACGCCGCCCTGGGCTCCATGGTGCTCGGCGGCCGCCCCGTCGCCCCCGACGCCGTGGACCTGCGCTGGGTGGCCGGCACCCTCTCCCGCAACCAGACCATCGAGGAGACCGGCGTGGCCGCGGGCGTGCTCAACCACCCGGGCAACGGCGTGCACTGGCTGGCCAACCGCCTCGGCGAGCACGGCGACGCCCTCGCGGCCGGGGAGATCGTGCTGGCCGGCTCCTTCACCCGCCCCATGCACGTCTCCGCCGGGGACACCGTCACCGCGGACTACGGCCCCCTGGGCACCGTCACCTGCTTCTTCGCCTGA
- a CDS encoding DUF559 domain-containing protein: protein MPLRPVALPDSLISGPFTTRELLAAGAPAQRVRSPDLRRVAHGIHRPRSASGSTGDATAAERGWLPEEVRAYQRMVPHAVVSHTTAARLHGLPLPAWAADERDVHLTFTAGAGRTRRRGLVAHQAGIPALDVALVAGVRVTTPPRTLWDLCSLHPRLSVEDLVVVADAVMAPGWDDEHGFLPGEHSAAALREALGRRGRFRGVRAAREVAERMREDVASPMETRTRLALVDQGLPEPEVQVRLWGEDGAKGPVVDLAFPQWRVVVQYEGARHRTREQQERDVRRDRWCADHGWTVIKVVAADVHAGLGPVAARILRLARQ, encoded by the coding sequence ATGCCGCTTCGTCCCGTCGCCCTGCCGGACTCTCTCATCTCCGGGCCCTTCACCACCCGGGAGCTCCTCGCCGCCGGTGCTCCCGCTCAGCGTGTGCGCTCACCCGACCTGCGGCGCGTCGCCCACGGGATCCACCGCCCCCGAAGCGCGTCCGGCTCCACGGGCGACGCGACCGCGGCGGAGCGCGGCTGGCTGCCCGAGGAGGTCCGGGCCTATCAGCGGATGGTGCCGCACGCCGTCGTCTCCCACACCACTGCGGCGCGCCTGCACGGGCTGCCCCTCCCCGCGTGGGCGGCGGACGAGCGGGACGTGCACCTGACCTTCACCGCCGGAGCGGGGCGAACCCGGCGACGGGGACTGGTGGCGCACCAGGCCGGCATCCCGGCGCTGGACGTCGCGCTGGTGGCCGGGGTGCGGGTGACGACGCCGCCGCGCACCCTGTGGGACCTGTGCTCGCTGCATCCGCGGCTGAGCGTGGAGGACCTGGTCGTCGTCGCGGACGCGGTCATGGCGCCCGGCTGGGACGACGAGCACGGCTTCCTGCCGGGGGAGCACTCGGCCGCAGCGCTCCGAGAGGCGCTGGGGCGGAGGGGCCGGTTCCGCGGCGTGCGGGCTGCGCGCGAGGTCGCGGAGCGCATGCGGGAGGACGTGGCCTCGCCCATGGAGACCCGCACGCGACTGGCGCTGGTGGATCAGGGCCTGCCGGAGCCCGAGGTGCAGGTGCGGCTGTGGGGCGAGGACGGCGCCAAGGGACCGGTGGTGGATCTGGCGTTCCCGCAGTGGAGGGTGGTGGTGCAGTACGAGGGCGCCCGGCACCGGACGCGGGAGCAGCAGGAGCGCGACGTCCGGCGGGACCGCTGGTGCGCCGACCACGGCTGGACGGTGATCAAGGTCGTGGCCGCCGACGTCCACGCTGGCCTCGGTCCTGTGGCGGCACGGATTCTTCGGCTCGCCCGGCAGTGA